The Muricauda sp. SCSIO 65647 genome includes a region encoding these proteins:
- a CDS encoding type IX secretion system membrane protein PorP/SprF, whose product MESALKKPLLLLFVMLQAVILCNAQIEPQYTQYMYNIGSFNPAYVGTVENAEISGLYRSQWIDIPGAPRNFRFGGNFPLRNEKMGIGINAISDALGPVTQTFVDISYSYQVNISETAKLSFGIDVGGAIFDIDLSKGNLQNPNEPVITQQELNNFNPTIGAGTFMYDDNWYLGLSIPNFLTNALLDDEVATLVTEKMQYNFIGGYVFDLSDRTKFKPAFLVNAISGAPVNVNLSANFQFIDALTIGAAYRFDNAFSGLAGFQISNGMFLGYSYDYNTNGLGDFSGGSHEAILKFYLGRGDGGSRTKGSKNKNKLKGKPKQIDSPRFF is encoded by the coding sequence ATGGAGAGTGCATTGAAAAAACCACTATTACTGCTGTTTGTAATGCTACAAGCAGTGATATTGTGTAATGCCCAAATTGAACCGCAGTACACCCAATACATGTACAATATAGGTAGTTTCAATCCGGCTTATGTGGGCACGGTTGAAAATGCCGAGATTTCTGGCTTGTATCGAAGTCAATGGATAGATATACCCGGCGCACCCAGAAATTTTCGATTTGGGGGAAACTTCCCCTTGAGAAACGAGAAAATGGGTATAGGAATCAATGCCATAAGCGATGCACTGGGCCCTGTCACACAGACTTTCGTTGATATATCATATTCGTATCAGGTCAATATCTCTGAAACCGCAAAACTGTCTTTTGGTATAGACGTGGGCGGTGCAATTTTCGATATAGATTTATCAAAAGGCAATCTTCAGAATCCGAATGAACCCGTAATCACGCAACAAGAGTTGAACAATTTCAATCCGACCATTGGTGCGGGTACTTTTATGTATGATGACAATTGGTATTTAGGGCTTTCCATTCCCAACTTTTTGACCAATGCGTTATTGGATGATGAAGTGGCGACCTTGGTAACCGAAAAAATGCAATATAACTTCATTGGGGGTTATGTTTTTGATTTGTCAGACCGTACAAAGTTCAAACCCGCTTTTTTAGTAAATGCCATAAGCGGTGCTCCGGTAAATGTAAATCTATCGGCGAACTTTCAGTTCATCGATGCATTGACCATTGGGGCCGCTTATCGTTTCGACAACGCCTTTAGTGGTTTGGCAGGTTTCCAGATTTCGAACGGCATGTTCTTGGGTTATTCGTATGATTACAATACCAACGGATTGGGTGATTTCAGTGGCGGCTCCCACGAGGCCATATTGAAATTTTACTTAGGCCGTGGTGATGGTGGTTCCCGTACAAAGGGCAGTAAAAACAAGAATAAATTAAAGGGGAAACCCAAACAAATAGATTCACCGAGATTTTTTTAA
- a CDS encoding Calx-beta domain-containing protein, producing the protein MVHNLTKQIGSYLRNFGFFREKDSLQITVFILLFLVGLSGFGQNDISIDDVALSEGNGGTTDFVFTVSVDGGANAFGDIDFTVNTGGGNATAGVDYVAIVGGSGTILDGDPSTTVTVTVNGDTDVEANETFNVTLSGATNGTITDGTGVGTINNDDSQSISIDDVALSEGNGGTTDFVFTVSVDGGANAFGDIDFTVNTGGGNATAGVDYVAIVGGSGTILDGDPSTTVTVTVNGDTDVEANETFNVTLSGATNGTITDGTGVGTINNDDSQSISIDDVALSEGNGGTTDFVFTVSVDGGANAFGDIDFTVNTGGGNATAGVDYVAIVGGSGTILDGDPSTTVTVTVNGDTDVEANETFNVTLSGATNGTITDGTGVGTINNDDSQSISIDDVALAEGNGGTTDFVFTVSVDGGANAFGDIDFTVNTGGGNATAGVDYVAIVGGSGTILDGDPSTTVTVTVNGDTDVEANETFNVTLSGATNGTITDGTGVGTINNDDSQSISIDDVALAEGNGGTTDFVFTVSVDGGANAFEDIDFTVNTGGGNATAGVDYVAIVGGSGTILDGDPSTTVTVTVNGDTDVEANETFNVTLSGATNGTITDGTGVGTINNDDSQSISIDDVALAEGNGGTTDFVFTVSVDGGANAFEDIDFTVNTGGGNATAGVDYVAIVGGSGTIDDGDPSTTVTVTVNGDTDVEANETFNVTLSGATNGTITDGTGVGTINNDDAFTATVTASDADAAENTPSNQTGEFTIGLDQVNNTGSAITVNYTVGGTATGADYAALGTSVAIANGQQQATVTVTPVDDSTVEPTETVTLTLATGTGYAVATAPDNEATVTIADNDSFTATVAASDADAAENTPSNQTGEFTIGLDQVNNTGSAITVNYTVGGTATGADYAALGTSVAIANGQQQATVTVTPVDDSTVEPTETVTLTLATGTSYAVATAPDDQATVTIADNDTATLSINDVTVDESDGDAIFTVTLTGGVSSSFTVSYTTANGTAIAGSDYTANAAQLTFNGNDTETKNISVGILNDNVIETPSSEDFTVILSAPSNASVTFSDDTGLGVIQDDDSCAAGSDAPVLDADEPTSFCDTFIKELDDYVVSILPTDAELRWSTDPDPSNTGAHLANSVVTDAPDTYYGFYWDNVNDCASPTLSVTLVLNTTPSTGTPSNTAACSVPANGNSIVDLDDQLTGEDAGTWAITTDPSGGGVILLPGNIINFSGLPDGNYVFTFTTSGAQAPCIDESVNLTVSVTDCALPCDAGTTAPTLDTSQPTNFCDSIDVDLDDYVTNSAPAGSVLTWSTNPDPLVTSAHRSGQVSAPGTYFGFFFDEANNCASPTLEITLVLNRTPTVESTEGGERCGEGTVTLSATASQGGTLNWYDVATGGAILGTGTSFVTPSISATTSFYVEATANGCDSERVEVVATVNDEPNPGVPTNTVACNVAGNGGPTLIDLDDTLTGADPGTWTITTDPSGGDVIIDDQNQVNFEGLPDGDYVFTFTTNTAQPPCTDQSVEVSITVNDCIVDTDGDGLTNGEEIDLGTDPNDPDTDDDGLTDGEEVLVVDDPSTTAVPDRASDPLDNCDPFLTPDCDAEPIDLEVLKEVDNAIPLLGEEITFTITLTNLTMDRIINVSVQDVLVEGFDYESHQASTGTYDPITGVWQIDEILPEESNTLEITITVVVAGDLQNTALLLDSFPLDADETNNTSTVEIRIGRSPCEDCGTICNIFSPNGDGINDFLVLNCHQDFPNNTFEVFDRFGNSVYSASGYDSTWDGTGTNGNLPKGTYFYILDLGDGSEPTKGWIQIIR; encoded by the coding sequence TTGGTCCACAATCTAACAAAACAAATAGGGTCCTACTTAAGGAATTTTGGCTTCTTTAGAGAAAAAGATTCCCTACAAATAACTGTTTTCATCCTTCTTTTTCTAGTAGGTTTATCTGGTTTTGGTCAAAATGATATAAGTATAGACGATGTAGCCCTTTCGGAGGGCAACGGGGGCACGACCGACTTTGTCTTCACGGTAAGCGTGGACGGCGGGGCCAACGCGTTCGGCGACATAGATTTCACGGTGAACACCGGCGGCGGCAATGCGACTGCGGGGGTTGACTATGTGGCCATCGTCGGCGGCAGCGGCACGATACTGGACGGAGACCCCAGCACCACGGTGACGGTAACGGTCAACGGTGATACCGACGTTGAGGCCAACGAGACCTTCAACGTTACGCTGAGCGGGGCGACGAACGGCACCATTACGGACGGCACGGGGGTGGGCACGATAAACAATGACGACAGCCAATCGATAAGCATCGACGACGTCGCCCTTTCGGAGGGCAACGGGGGCACGACCGACTTTGTCTTCACGGTAAGCGTGGACGGCGGGGCCAACGCGTTCGGCGACATAGATTTCACGGTGAACACCGGCGGCGGCAATGCGACTGCGGGGGTTGACTATGTGGCCATCGTCGGCGGCAGCGGCACGATACTGGACGGAGACCCCAGCACCACGGTGACGGTAACGGTCAACGGTGATACCGACGTTGAGGCCAACGAGACCTTCAACGTTACGCTGAGCGGGGCGACGAACGGCACCATTACGGACGGCACGGGGGTGGGCACGATAAACAATGACGACAGCCAATCGATAAGCATCGACGACGTCGCCCTTTCGGAGGGCAACGGGGGCACGACCGACTTTGTCTTCACGGTAAGCGTGGACGGCGGGGCCAACGCGTTCGGCGACATAGATTTCACGGTGAACACCGGCGGCGGCAATGCGACTGCGGGGGTTGACTATGTGGCCATCGTCGGCGGCAGCGGCACGATACTGGACGGAGACCCCAGCACCACGGTGACGGTAACGGTCAACGGTGATACCGACGTTGAGGCCAACGAGACCTTCAACGTTACGCTGAGCGGGGCGACGAACGGCACCATTACGGACGGCACGGGGGTGGGCACGATAAACAATGACGACAGCCAATCGATAAGCATCGACGACGTCGCCCTTGCAGAGGGCAACGGGGGCACGACCGACTTTGTCTTCACGGTAAGCGTGGACGGCGGGGCCAACGCGTTCGGCGACATAGATTTCACGGTGAACACCGGCGGCGGCAATGCGACTGCGGGGGTTGACTATGTGGCCATCGTCGGCGGCAGCGGCACGATACTGGACGGAGACCCCAGCACCACGGTGACGGTAACGGTCAACGGTGATACCGACGTTGAGGCCAACGAGACCTTCAACGTTACGCTGAGCGGGGCGACGAACGGCACCATTACGGACGGCACGGGGGTGGGCACGATAAACAATGACGACAGCCAATCGATAAGCATCGACGACGTCGCCCTTGCAGAGGGCAACGGGGGCACGACCGACTTTGTCTTCACGGTAAGCGTCGACGGCGGGGCCAACGCGTTCGAGGACATAGATTTCACGGTGAACACCGGCGGCGGCAATGCGACTGCGGGGGTTGACTATGTGGCCATCGTCGGCGGCAGCGGCACGATACTGGACGGAGACCCCAGCACCACGGTGACGGTAACGGTCAACGGTGATACCGACGTTGAGGCCAACGAGACCTTCAACGTTACGCTGAGCGGGGCGACGAACGGCACCATTACGGACGGCACGGGGGTGGGCACGATAAACAATGACGACAGCCAATCGATAAGCATCGACGACGTCGCCCTTGCAGAGGGCAACGGGGGCACGACCGACTTTGTCTTCACGGTAAGCGTCGACGGCGGGGCCAACGCGTTCGAGGACATAGATTTCACGGTGAACACCGGCGGCGGCAATGCGACTGCGGGGGTTGACTATGTGGCCATCGTCGGCGGTAGTGGCACCATAGATGACGGAGACCCCAGCACCACGGTGACGGTAACGGTCAACGGTGATACCGACGTTGAGGCCAACGAGACCTTCAACGTTACGCTGAGCGGGGCGACGAACGGCACCATTACGGACGGCACGGGGGTGGGCACGATAAACAATGACGACGCGTTCACTGCCACGGTGACGGCCAGCGATGCCGACGCCGCCGAGAACACCCCCTCGAACCAGACGGGCGAGTTCACGATAGGCCTTGACCAGGTGAACAACACGGGTTCCGCGATCACGGTGAACTACACTGTGGGCGGTACGGCCACGGGCGCCGACTATGCGGCGCTGGGCACCAGCGTTGCGATTGCCAATGGCCAGCAACAGGCCACGGTGACGGTCACCCCGGTTGATGACAGCACGGTTGAGCCCACTGAGACCGTGACGCTCACCCTTGCAACGGGCACGGGCTATGCGGTGGCGACGGCCCCCGACAACGAGGCCACGGTGACCATAGCCGACAACGACTCCTTTACGGCCACGGTGGCGGCCAGCGATGCCGACGCCGCCGAGAACACCCCCTCGAACCAGACGGGCGAGTTCACTATAGGCCTTGACCAGGTGAACAACACGGGTTCCGCGATCACGGTGAACTACACTGTGGGCGGTACGGCCACGGGCGCCGACTATGCGGCGCTGGGCACCAGCGTTGCGATTGCCAATGGCCAGCAACAGGCCACGGTGACGGTCACCCCGGTTGATGACAGCACGGTTGAGCCCACTGAGACCGTGACGCTCACCCTAGCGACGGGCACGAGCTATGCGGTGGCGACGGCACCTGACGATCAGGCCACGGTGACCATTGCCGATAACGATACAGCTACCCTGTCCATCAATGATGTGACGGTTGATGAGAGTGATGGTGATGCCATATTTACCGTGACCTTGACCGGGGGCGTTTCTAGTAGTTTTACCGTATCATACACCACAGCTAATGGCACGGCGATAGCCGGATCTGATTATACGGCAAATGCTGCGCAATTGACCTTTAATGGCAATGATACCGAAACCAAGAACATTTCAGTTGGTATATTGAATGACAATGTTATTGAAACGCCAAGTTCAGAAGATTTTACCGTTATCTTGTCTGCACCATCAAATGCATCGGTGACTTTTTCAGATGACACAGGTTTGGGGGTGATACAAGATGATGACAGCTGTGCTGCAGGTAGTGATGCCCCGGTATTGGATGCAGATGAACCCACATCTTTTTGTGACACTTTTATAAAAGAGTTGGATGACTATGTGGTCAGCATCCTTCCTACAGATGCAGAGTTGAGATGGAGTACCGATCCCGATCCCTCAAATACGGGCGCCCATTTGGCAAATAGTGTAGTGACCGATGCCCCGGATACCTATTACGGATTTTATTGGGACAATGTGAACGACTGCGCAAGTCCGACACTTTCGGTGACCTTGGTGTTGAACACAACGCCTTCCACAGGTACACCTAGCAATACTGCGGCCTGCAGTGTGCCAGCTAATGGTAATAGCATTGTAGATCTCGATGATCAATTGACAGGTGAAGATGCCGGAACATGGGCCATAACCACCGACCCCTCTGGAGGTGGTGTCATATTATTACCGGGTAACATCATCAATTTCTCGGGGCTTCCTGATGGCAATTATGTGTTTACGTTTACCACTTCAGGGGCACAGGCACCTTGTATCGATGAGTCGGTCAATTTGACCGTTTCTGTAACCGATTGTGCCTTGCCTTGCGATGCGGGTACTACCGCCCCTACGTTAGATACTTCCCAGCCCACAAACTTCTGTGACTCGATCGATGTTGATTTAGACGATTATGTGACCAATTCAGCTCCTGCTGGCAGCGTATTGACCTGGAGCACCAATCCTGACCCATTGGTAACCTCGGCACATAGAAGCGGTCAAGTAAGTGCTCCCGGCACCTATTTCGGATTTTTCTTCGATGAAGCGAATAACTGCGCGAGCCCGACCTTAGAGATAACATTGGTGCTGAACCGTACACCAACAGTCGAAAGCACCGAGGGTGGTGAGCGATGTGGTGAGGGTACGGTGACCCTTTCAGCTACGGCAAGTCAAGGGGGCACCTTGAATTGGTATGATGTCGCTACAGGGGGCGCCATTTTAGGCACGGGTACCTCTTTTGTCACTCCCAGTATTTCAGCAACCACTTCTTTTTATGTTGAAGCGACCGCAAATGGCTGTGACTCAGAGAGAGTTGAAGTAGTGGCCACGGTCAACGATGAGCCCAACCCTGGTGTACCGACCAATACGGTTGCCTGTAATGTGGCGGGAAATGGTGGACCTACCCTTATTGATTTAGATGATACGTTGACCGGAGCTGACCCTGGCACTTGGACCATTACCACTGATCCTTCAGGAGGCGATGTGATTATCGATGATCAAAATCAAGTGAATTTTGAAGGGTTGCCCGATGGGGATTACGTATTTACCTTTACAACCAATACGGCACAACCCCCTTGTACCGACCAATCAGTAGAAGTATCCATAACAGTAAACGATTGTATAGTAGATACCGATGGTGATGGCTTGACCAATGGAGAGGAAATCGATTTGGGCACCGACCCAAATGACCCTGATACCGATGACGATGGACTCACCGATGGCGAAGAGGTTTTGGTGGTCGATGACCCAAGCACAACCGCAGTTCCCGATCGTGCCAGCGATCCTTTGGATAACTGTGACCCTTTCTTGACGCCCGATTGTGATGCAGAACCCATCGATTTGGAAGTGTTGAAAGAAGTTGACAACGCCATTCCGTTGTTGGGTGAAGAGATAACCTTTACCATAACACTTACGAATTTGACCATGGATCGCATCATCAACGTTTCGGTTCAAGATGTATTGGTCGAAGGATTTGATTATGAATCCCATCAGGCTTCAACAGGAACGTACGATCCAATTACAGGGGTTTGGCAGATAGATGAAATACTGCCCGAAGAATCCAACACGTTAGAAATTACCATAACAGTGGTTGTAGCGGGCGATTTGCAGAACACTGCCCTATTGCTTGATTCCTTTCCGTTGGATGCCGATGAAACAAACAACACTTCAACGGTAGAGATAAGGATAGGGAGAAGCCCCTGTGAAGACTGTGGTACCATTTGCAACATATTTTCGCCCAACGGCGATGGTATAAATGACTTTTTGGTATTGAATTGCCACCAAGATTTTCCGAACAATACCTTTGAGGTGTTCGATCGTTTCGGCAATAGCGTGTACAGCGCCTCAGGCTATGATAGCACTTGGGATGGTACTGGAACTAATGGCAATTTGCCCAAAGGCACGTACTTTTATATTTTGGATCTAGGTGATGGGTCAGAACCGACCAAGGGCTGGATTCAAATCATACGATAA